The following proteins are encoded in a genomic region of Gimesia algae:
- a CDS encoding FAD-dependent oxidoreductase, producing the protein MAIETEFITKSWDIPLRASVDVAVIGGGSAGVAAASAAARNGASTILVERYGFLGGTSTAGMVGPFMTSYTPDGKRQLVAGLFQEVIDRMVAMGGAVDPSTTEAGSAWGSFIELGHANVTPFHVEALKMATLEMVCDSGAQIRFHTSFVDVIMDGERISDIVILDKAGLGLLRPKVVIDTSGDGDIAAKAGAPFEMGRREDGRMMPVTLFLTIGNVDDDRVVAWMREHEKLHPGERLFECIVKEARETGAWTLEREFLNIYREPTPGQWRVNTTRVQNVDGTNPDDLSRAEVESRRQVWDLIRFFRSHCPGLENVQLLATGSQVGVRETRHILGDYVLNGQDVLEGRKFEDGIAQCSYPIDIHDPQGPRGRLEGIHADHYEIPYRCLVPRQVSNLLVAGRPISADHEGAASARVIPPCYATGQAAGTAASLSLKQSVAPREVDIERLRKTLQEQGAVV; encoded by the coding sequence ATGGCTATTGAGACCGAATTCATTACTAAAAGCTGGGATATCCCACTGCGTGCCAGCGTGGATGTCGCCGTCATCGGCGGTGGTTCTGCAGGAGTCGCCGCCGCTTCTGCCGCCGCCCGCAACGGGGCATCGACGATTCTCGTCGAACGCTATGGTTTTCTAGGAGGAACCTCGACCGCCGGGATGGTGGGACCCTTCATGACGTCCTACACACCCGACGGCAAACGACAACTCGTCGCTGGTCTGTTTCAGGAAGTCATTGACCGGATGGTCGCGATGGGAGGCGCCGTTGACCCTTCCACAACAGAAGCCGGTTCTGCCTGGGGCTCCTTTATCGAACTGGGGCATGCCAACGTGACGCCCTTCCATGTGGAAGCGCTCAAGATGGCGACTTTGGAAATGGTCTGCGATTCCGGTGCGCAAATTCGCTTTCATACTTCGTTTGTGGATGTCATCATGGACGGCGAACGCATTTCTGATATTGTGATTCTGGATAAAGCCGGCCTGGGGCTGCTGCGACCGAAAGTGGTGATTGATACTTCAGGAGATGGTGATATCGCGGCTAAAGCAGGGGCTCCCTTCGAGATGGGCCGGCGCGAAGATGGCAGGATGATGCCTGTTACCTTGTTCCTGACGATCGGCAATGTGGATGATGACCGCGTGGTTGCCTGGATGCGCGAGCATGAAAAACTGCATCCGGGAGAACGCTTGTTTGAATGTATCGTGAAAGAAGCACGCGAAACCGGCGCCTGGACTCTGGAACGCGAGTTTCTGAATATCTATCGCGAGCCGACACCCGGTCAGTGGCGTGTGAATACGACCCGCGTTCAGAATGTGGATGGGACAAATCCCGATGACCTCTCTCGCGCCGAAGTCGAAAGTCGGCGTCAAGTCTGGGACCTGATTCGTTTTTTTCGATCGCATTGTCCCGGTCTGGAAAACGTACAGCTGCTTGCCACAGGCAGTCAGGTCGGCGTGAGAGAAACGCGGCATATTCTTGGGGACTACGTACTCAACGGTCAGGATGTACTCGAAGGACGCAAGTTTGAAGATGGGATCGCCCAGTGTTCCTATCCGATTGATATTCATGATCCCCAGGGCCCCCGCGGCCGCCTGGAAGGTATTCACGCCGACCATTATGAAATTCCCTATCGCTGTCTCGTCCCCCGACAAGTCAGCAATCTCCTCGTAGCTGGGCGACCGATCTCCGCAGATCATGAAGGAGCCGCTTCAGCACGCGTAATTCCACCCTGCTATGCCACCGGCCAGGCCGCAGGAACCGCAGCCAGTCTTTCCCTGAAGCAGTCTGTCGCGCCTCGCGAAGTTGATATTGAACGATTGCGAAAAACACTGCAAGAGCAGGGGGCTGTGGTTTAG